The Moritella sp. F3 genome contains a region encoding:
- the ybgF gene encoding tol-pal system protein YbgF translates to MIRINTKTAMIMAVLYSGIGHAAPATVLDATVSTNKVITAKPTRSVEQRLTRIENILQARTRAQLETQQRLDQLSIELMNLQGAIEESNLEQGKITQRQRDILNDIERIRTTLVAKPVKSVATDAAILNAANQPVNLTGKDSYNYAIKLIKNERKYDEAIPALQSFISTYPESELAANAHYWLGLLLRKDNKNDEAKVEFEKIVTKYPTSNKRADSLQKLGQLAKLAGSNSEAKRYFELVIKDYPNDAVAKLAKQELAALK, encoded by the coding sequence TTGATTCGAATTAATACTAAAACGGCCATGATTATGGCCGTTCTTTATAGTGGAATAGGGCATGCTGCACCGGCTACAGTACTAGATGCTACAGTTAGTACTAATAAGGTAATTACAGCAAAACCAACTCGTTCAGTTGAACAACGCCTAACCCGAATAGAGAATATCCTCCAAGCTCGCACTAGAGCGCAATTAGAAACTCAGCAAAGACTTGATCAATTATCGATTGAATTAATGAACTTGCAGGGCGCTATTGAAGAAAGCAATCTAGAGCAGGGTAAAATCACGCAACGTCAACGCGATATCCTCAATGATATTGAACGTATACGTACCACGCTTGTAGCGAAACCAGTAAAATCTGTCGCCACGGATGCTGCTATCTTAAACGCGGCCAATCAACCGGTAAATCTAACTGGAAAAGATTCTTATAATTATGCCATTAAATTAATTAAAAATGAGCGTAAGTATGATGAGGCAATTCCTGCATTACAAAGTTTTATCTCAACGTATCCAGAGTCTGAACTTGCTGCTAATGCGCATTATTGGTTAGGCTTGCTGTTGCGTAAAGATAACAAGAATGATGAAGCTAAAGTTGAATTTGAGAAGATCGTGACTAAATACCCGACATCAAATAAACGTGCGGATTCATTACAGAAATTGGGTCAACTTGCTAAATTAGCTGGTTCAAATAGTGAAGCTAAACGCTATTTTGAATTAGTGATCAAAGATTATCCGAATGACGCTGTCGCTAAGCTTGCGAAACAAGAATTAGCAGCACTAAAATAA
- the pal gene encoding peptidoglycan-associated lipoprotein Pal yields MQLNKILKSLVIALPMLTLAACSSTTDTTTNDAVESTAQQTANDAADNAAAESGSNVVVGSDTDVSIDDVENLTAEEAKKQVIDELRKRHVVYFGFDQQAVTAEYGELLQDHANFLIDNPVVKVLIEGHADERGTPGYNIALGDRRADAVVKYLNNLGVSSSQISTVSYGEEKPVNTSHTEAAFSQNRRAVLVY; encoded by the coding sequence ATGCAACTAAATAAAATCTTAAAAAGTTTAGTAATTGCGTTACCAATGCTGACATTGGCTGCATGTAGCTCAACAACTGATACAACGACAAATGACGCAGTAGAAAGCACTGCACAACAAACAGCAAACGATGCGGCAGATAATGCAGCAGCTGAATCAGGTTCAAATGTTGTTGTTGGTAGCGATACTGATGTAAGCATTGACGACGTTGAAAACCTTACTGCTGAAGAAGCTAAAAAACAAGTGATTGACGAATTACGTAAACGTCATGTTGTTTACTTTGGTTTTGATCAACAAGCTGTTACTGCAGAATATGGCGAGCTATTACAAGATCACGCTAATTTCTTAATTGATAACCCTGTTGTTAAAGTACTAATCGAAGGTCATGCTGATGAACGTGGTACGCCAGGTTACAATATCGCACTAGGCGATCGTCGTGCTGATGCTGTGGTTAAATACCTAAACAATCTAGGTGTTTCTTCAAGCCAAATTTCAACAGTAAGTTATGGTGAAGAAAAACCAGTAAACACTTCACACACTGAAGCTGCATTCTCTCAAAATCGACGTGCAGTACTAGTTTACTAA
- the tolB gene encoding Tol-Pal system beta propeller repeat protein TolB: MNITKRFLSFFVVCLMQIQLAHAALEIIITEGTNSARPVAVVPFKWLGTQPQPKNMTDFASIIADDLRNSGRFSPLDRNLMPQTPATESAIDYAAWKDAGVEAIVIGTVKPLESGRLQIHFQLVNVLSGFKNQTPQKIDEQLVKNTDHIKLNLKGNFSTRRPRHISHRLSDYIFENLTGTRGAFLTRIAYVAINYDDKYPFKLLISDYDGMNQHVLFRSTEPVMSPSWDPTGKKLAYMSMEDKKHEIWIYDLVTQKRELIEPYKGSNILPVFSPDGTKLSMVLSKSGQADVYVYDLKTKKLDRLTKNRGIDTEATWAPDGKSLVFTSERGGRPQIYQVNLESKKIKRLTFEGNSNLNPSISPDGQNLVMVSLQKGKYSVTKQDLSDGYVQKLTDGRLDKSPSIAPNGSMVIYSTVVKGKQVLSLVSMDGRFKAVLPASDGEVKAPAWSPFLTSKKN; the protein is encoded by the coding sequence ATGAACATAACGAAACGTTTTTTATCTTTCTTTGTTGTATGCCTTATGCAGATACAGCTGGCACATGCAGCATTAGAAATTATCATTACTGAAGGTACAAACAGTGCTAGACCTGTCGCTGTCGTGCCATTTAAATGGCTAGGTACCCAACCTCAGCCAAAAAACATGACTGATTTCGCGAGTATTATTGCGGATGACTTACGCAACAGTGGCCGATTTTCACCATTAGATCGAAACTTGATGCCGCAAACACCGGCAACAGAGAGTGCGATTGATTATGCCGCATGGAAAGACGCAGGTGTTGAAGCTATCGTAATTGGTACTGTTAAGCCTTTAGAAAGTGGGCGTTTGCAGATCCATTTTCAGCTCGTTAATGTATTGTCTGGCTTTAAAAACCAAACTCCACAAAAGATTGATGAACAGCTGGTTAAAAATACTGATCATATTAAGCTTAATTTAAAAGGTAATTTCTCGACTCGTCGTCCTCGTCATATTTCACACCGTTTAAGTGATTATATTTTTGAGAACCTGACTGGTACGCGTGGCGCATTTCTAACACGTATTGCTTATGTAGCAATTAATTATGATGATAAATATCCATTTAAATTATTAATTTCTGATTACGATGGTATGAATCAGCACGTATTATTCCGCTCAACAGAGCCTGTCATGTCCCCATCGTGGGACCCAACAGGTAAAAAACTAGCTTATATGAGCATGGAAGATAAAAAGCATGAGATCTGGATTTATGATCTGGTGACGCAAAAACGTGAGCTAATAGAACCGTATAAAGGCAGCAATATTTTACCGGTATTTTCACCTGATGGTACAAAATTATCGATGGTATTGTCTAAATCAGGTCAGGCTGATGTTTACGTTTATGATTTGAAAACGAAGAAACTTGATCGATTGACTAAAAATCGCGGCATTGATACGGAAGCAACATGGGCTCCAGATGGTAAGTCGCTGGTGTTTACGTCTGAACGTGGTGGTCGTCCACAAATTTATCAAGTTAATTTAGAAAGTAAGAAAATTAAACGACTTACCTTTGAAGGCAATTCAAACTTAAATCCTTCAATTAGCCCTGATGGCCAGAATTTAGTTATGGTCAGTTTGCAAAAAGGTAAGTATAGTGTAACGAAGCAGGATTTGTCAGATGGATATGTGCAAAAACTGACTGACGGCCGCCTTGATAAGTCACCAAGCATTGCACCAAATGGCAGTATGGTGATCTACAGCACGGTTGTTAAGGGAAAACAGGTATTATCGCTAGTCTCAATGGATGGACGTTTTAAGGCAGTATTACCAGCAAGTGATGGAGAAGTTAAAGCACCAGCTTGGTCACCTTTCTTGACATCTAAAAAGAATTAA
- the tolA gene encoding cell envelope integrity protein TolA produces the protein MKDNQSKYSVAIIISVVLHVVLLVVLGLSATSTPLKQQPKPKAQAIQAVVVSEKAIKQHADRIKRTEQDKRKKEQQRLQAAEDRIKKLNVERQQKEAAIVKAKEQQKKAEQAAKRAETKRAEKEVERKVAEAAAVKAEKQRLKKVAERKKAEAETKKAEQAAAAAETKRKAAEVKEQKRQAAVAAENKRKKAEQERKRQEVEKKRVAEEKRVAAEKERQRLAKIEQDRQERLMQEQIEAEFASELDSEIQQLDAVRQQEVLSEVDKYTARIQSSIQRNMLTSDAMKGKSCALNIRLSDSGLVLSATSGKGDSIVCRAGVNAVNKAGSLPMSADPEVASKLKNINLIFRPEI, from the coding sequence ATGAAGGATAATCAATCGAAATACTCTGTTGCGATTATTATTTCGGTCGTTTTACATGTGGTACTTCTAGTAGTATTAGGACTAAGTGCGACATCGACGCCATTAAAGCAGCAACCAAAGCCAAAAGCACAAGCGATCCAAGCTGTGGTCGTGAGTGAGAAAGCGATAAAGCAGCATGCAGATCGTATTAAGCGCACAGAACAAGATAAACGAAAAAAAGAACAACAACGTTTACAGGCTGCTGAAGACCGTATTAAGAAATTGAATGTCGAACGTCAGCAGAAAGAAGCGGCAATTGTGAAAGCCAAAGAACAGCAAAAAAAGGCTGAACAAGCAGCAAAGCGTGCTGAAACAAAACGAGCAGAAAAAGAAGTTGAACGTAAAGTTGCTGAAGCGGCTGCTGTTAAAGCAGAGAAACAGCGCTTGAAGAAAGTTGCAGAGCGTAAAAAAGCCGAGGCCGAAACCAAGAAAGCAGAACAAGCTGCCGCCGCTGCAGAAACCAAGCGTAAAGCCGCAGAAGTGAAAGAACAAAAACGTCAAGCTGCTGTCGCTGCCGAGAATAAACGTAAAAAAGCAGAACAAGAGCGTAAGCGTCAGGAAGTTGAAAAAAAACGTGTCGCAGAGGAAAAGCGAGTTGCAGCAGAGAAAGAGCGCCAGCGTTTAGCTAAAATTGAACAAGACAGGCAAGAACGTTTGATGCAAGAGCAGATTGAAGCTGAGTTTGCCTCCGAGCTTGATAGTGAGATCCAGCAACTTGATGCAGTACGTCAGCAAGAAGTATTGAGTGAAGTGGATAAGTACACAGCGCGTATTCAAAGTTCAATTCAACGTAATATGCTTACGAGTGATGCGATGAAAGGGAAGTCCTGTGCGCTTAATATTCGCCTATCTGATTCTGGTTTGGTATTAAGTGCGACCAGTGGTAAAGGTGACAGCATCGTTTGTCGTGCAGGTGTTAACGCAGTAAATAAGGCCGGTAGTCTACCTATGTCTGCGGATCCTGAAGTTGCGAGCAAGCTTAAAAATATTAATTTGATTTTTAGACCAGAGATTTAA
- the tolR gene encoding protein TolR: MQPYQRKRRRPVAEINVVPYIDVMLVLLIIFMVTAPLVTQGVLVDLPQAQAEALSQDSKPPIVASVDKDGLYYLDVGDGDKSPMSPDDLAVLVAAHLKLQPDTPVVVKGDGSVAYEQVIRLMVVLQQAGAPSVGLMTDPAE, from the coding sequence ATGCAGCCTTATCAACGTAAGCGCAGACGACCTGTAGCAGAAATTAACGTAGTACCTTATATCGATGTGATGCTGGTGCTACTTATTATCTTTATGGTGACTGCACCACTTGTCACTCAAGGTGTGCTTGTTGATTTACCGCAAGCACAAGCAGAGGCATTATCACAAGACAGTAAACCGCCCATTGTCGCCTCTGTTGATAAAGATGGTTTATATTACCTTGATGTTGGCGATGGTGATAAATCACCGATGTCACCAGATGATTTAGCCGTGTTAGTTGCTGCACATTTGAAACTACAACCTGATACACCTGTTGTCGTTAAAGGCGATGGTTCTGTGGCATACGAGCAAGTGATCCGCTTAATGGTCGTTTTACAGCAAGCTGGAGCACCTTCAGTTGGTCTGATGACTGATCCTGCTGAGTAA